Proteins encoded together in one Pogoniulus pusillus isolate bPogPus1 chromosome 18, bPogPus1.pri, whole genome shotgun sequence window:
- the EXOC8 gene encoding exocyst complex component 8: MALALGEGGGSRLRRQLESGGFAAGEYVKQLSQQSDGDRDLQEHRQRIQALSEETAQSLKRNVYQNYRQFIETAREISYLESEMYQLSHILTEQKGIMEAVTQALLLQADRDDPTLGARRAAADPFLPLSAKETAASEEGRQRTLTTLLEKVEGCRDLLPESPGKYLVYNGDLVEYDADHMAQIQRVHAFLMNDCLLVATALPNRRGAYRYDALYPLDGLAVVNVKDNPPMKDMFKLLMFPESRIFQAENAKIKKEWLEVLEETKRNRALSEKRRLEQEALPRPAPTPPESTNPFEEDEDEEEEEPSAEEEVVDLSLEWIQELPEDLDVCIAQRDFEGAVDLLDKLNEYLGDKPVSQPVKELRAKVDERVRQLTDVLVFELSPDRSLRGGPRATRRAVSQLIRLGQSTKACELFLKNRAAAVQTAIRQLRIEGATLLYIHKLCHVFFTSLLETAREFETDFAGNNGCYSAFVVWARSSMRMFVDAFSKQVFDSKESLSTAAECVKVAKEHCKQLSEIGLDLTFIIHALLVKDIKGALQSYKDIIIEATKHRNSEEMWRKMNLMTPEALGKLREEMRSCGVGNFDQYTGDDCWVNLSYTVVAFTKQTMAFLEEALKLYFPELHMVLLESLVEIILVAVQHVDYSLRCEQDPEKKAFIRQNASFLYETVLPVVEKRFEEGVGKPAKQLQDLRNASRLMRVNPESTTSVV, translated from the exons ATGGCACTGGCGCTGGGCGAAGGTGGCGGGAGCCGGCTGCGGCGGCAGCTGGAGTCGGGGGGCTTCGCGGCGGGAGAGTACGTGAAGCAGCTGTCGCAGCAGTCGGACGGGGACCGGGACTTGCAGGAGCACCGGCAGCGGATTCAGGCGCTGAGCGAGGAGACGGCCCAGAGCCTGAAGCGCAATGTCTACCAGAACTACCGGCAGTTCATCGAGACGGCGCGGGAGATCAGCTACTTGGAAAGCGAGATGTACCAGCTCAGCCACATCCTCACCGAGCAGAAGGGCATCATGGAGGCCGTCACCCAGGCCCTGCTTCTCCAGGCCGACCGCGATGACCCCACCCTGGGCGCTCGCCGCGCCGCCGCCGACCCTTTCCTGCCGCTGTCGGCCAAGGAGACAGCGGCCAGCGAGGAGGGACGGCAGCGCAcgctcaccaccctcctggagAAGGTGGAGGGCTGCCGCGACCTTCTGCCCGAGAGCCCTGGCAAGTACCTGGTGTACAACGGTGATCTGGTGGAGTACGACGCCGACCACATGGCGCAGATCCAGCGGGTGCACGCCTTCCTCATGAACGACTGCCTGCTTGTGGCCACTGCCTTGCCCAACCGCCGGGGCGCCTACCGCTACGATGCACTCTACCCCCTCGACGGGCTAGCTGTGGTCAACGTTAAGGACAACCCGCCCATGAAGGATATGTTCAAGCTACTTATGTTCCCTGAAAGCCGCATCTTCCAGGCCGAGAATGCCAAGATCAAGAaggagtggctggaggtgctggaggagacTAAGCGCAACCGAGCCCTCAGCGAGAAGCGACGTCTGGAGCAGGAGGCTTTACCCCGGCCTGCCCCGACACCTCCTGAATCCACCAACCCCTttgaggaggatgaggatgaggaggaagaagagcccTCTGCTGAGGAAGAGGTGGTTGACCTTTCACTGGAGTGGATCCAGGAGCTGCCTGAGGACCTGGATGTCTGCATTGCTCAGCGGGACTTTGAGGGGGCAGTGGATCTCTTGGATAAACTCAACGAGTACCTGGGGGACAAGCCTGTGAGCCAGCCCGTGAAGGAGCTGCGAGCTAAGGTGGATGAGCGGGTACGGCAGCTTACAGATGTGCTGGTGTTTGAGCTGTCTCCAGACCGCTCCCTGCGGGGAGGGCCGCGGGCCACCCGCCGAGCCGTGTCCCAGCTCATTCGCTTGGGTCAGTCCACCAAGGCGTGCGAGCTCTTCCTGAAGAACCGGGCAGCTGCGGTGCAGACAGCCATCCGACAGTTGCGTATTGAGGGTGCCACTCTGCTCTACATCCACAAGCTCTGCCACGTCTTTTTCACCAGCCTTCTAGAGACAGCAAGAGAGTTTGAGACAGACTTCGCCGGCAACAACGGCTGCTACTCGGCCTTTGTCGTCTGGGCCCGCTCTTCCATGAGGATGTTTGTGGATGCCTTTAGTAAGCAAGTATTTGACAGTAAAGAGAGCTTGTCAACTGCAGCAGAATGTGTCAAG GTAGCTAAAGAGCACTGCAAGCAGCTTAGCgagattggactggatctcACCTTCATCATTCATGCTCTTCTGGTAAAGGATATCAAAGGTGCTTTGCAGAGCTACAAGGATATCATCATCGAGGCAACCAAGCACCGCAACTCTGAGGAGATGTGGAGAAAGATGAACCTCATGACTCCAGAGGCACTGGGGAAACTCAGGGAGGAGATGAGGAGCTGCGGTGTAGGCAATTTTGACCAATACACAGGTGATGACTGCTGGGTCAACCTTAGTTACACTGTAGTAGCTTTCACTAAGCAGACTATGGCCTTCTTGGAGGAAGCATTAAAGCTTTACTTTCCTGAACTGCATATGGTTCTTTTGGAGAGTCTCGTGGAAATCATCCTGGTGGCTGTCCAGCATGTGGATTATAGTTTACGTTGTGAACAGGACCCTGAGAAGAAAGCATTCATTAGGCAGAATGCATCCTTCCTGTACGAAACTGTCCTTCCTGTTGTGGAAAAAAGATTTGAGGAAGGAGTTGGAAAGCCAGCCAAGCAGCTACAGGATTTGAGGAACGCTTCAAGACTGATGCGTGTAAATCCGGAAAGTACCACCTCTGTGGTGTGA